In one window of Acipenser ruthenus chromosome 34, fAciRut3.2 maternal haplotype, whole genome shotgun sequence DNA:
- the LOC117402055 gene encoding transcription activator BRG1 isoform X3, translating to MSTPDPPMGGTPRPGPSPGPGPSPGAMMGPSPGPSPGSAHSMMGPSPGPPAAGHPQGPSGYPQENMHQMHKPMEPMHDKVLPDDPRYSQMKVMGMRPGPHSGMGPPPSPMDQHSQGYPSPLGGSEHAPSPVPANGPPSGPLMPQGPGGVPLDGADPQNMGQQNRGGPTPFNQNQLHQLRAQIMAYKMLARGQQLPDHLQMAVQGKRPMPGMPSQMPSLPPPSVPGAGPGQGPGPTPSNYNRPHGMVGPNMPPPGPSGLPPGMQGQPLNGPPKPWAEGPMVNAAAPTSTPQKLIPPQPTGRPSPAPPSVPPAASPVMPPQTQSPGQPVQPPPMVQLHQKQNRVTPIQKPRGLDPVEILQEREYRLQARIAHRILELENLPGSLAGDLRTKATIELKALRLLSFQRQLRQDVVVCMRRDTALETALNAKAYKRSKRQSLREARITEKLEKQQKIEQERKRRQKHQEYLNSILQHAKDFKEYHRSVTGKIQKLTKAVATYHANTEREQKKENERIEKERMRRLMAEDEEGYRKLIDQKKDKRLAYLLQQTDEYVANLTELVRAHKAAQVLKDKKKKKKKKKLEVPEGQTAALGPDGEPLDETSQMSDLPVKVIHVDSGKILTGADAPKAGQLDAWLEMNPGYEVAPRSDSEDSGSEEEEEEEEEEEQPPPQPSQSAVEEKKISDPDCEEVSEVYVRHILDNAKQDVDDEYGSAAFARGLQSYYAVAHAVTERVDKQSSLLVNGQLKQYQVKGLEWLVSLYNNNLNGILADEMGLGKTIQTIALITYLMENKRINGPFLIIVPLSTLSNWVYEFDKWGPSVVKVSYKGSPAARRAFVPQLRSGKFNVLLTTYEYIIKDKQILAKIRWKYMIVDEGHRMKNHHCKLTQVLNTHYLAPRRLLLTGTPLQNKLPELWALLNFLLPTIFKSCSTFEQWFNAPFAMTGEKVDLNEEETILIIRRLHKVLRPFLLRRLKKEVEAQLPEKVEYVIKCDMSALQRVLYRHMQAKGVLLTDGSEKDKKGKGGTKTLMNTIMQLRKICNHPYMFQHIEESFSEHLGFSGGIVQGPDLYRASGKFEVLDRILPKLRVTNHKVLLFCQMTSLMTIMEDYFAYRNFKYLRLDGTTKAEDRGMLLKTFNDPNSQYFVFLLSTRAGGLGLNLQSADTVVIFDSDWNPHQDLQAQDRAHRIGQQNEVRVLRLCTVNSVEEKILAAAKYKLNVDQKVIQAGMFDQKSSSHERRAFLQAILEHEEQDEVGSQGVWRSGGVWEEDEVPDDETVNQMIARSEEEFDHFMRMDMDRRREEARNPKRKPRLMEEDELPTWIMKDDAEVERLTCEEEEEKMFGRGSRQRKEVDYSDSLTEKQWLKAIEEGTLEEIEEEVRHKKTTRKRKRDPDLAAPPAPTPTPTTSTRSREKDDDSRKQKKRGRPPAEKLSPNPPNLTKKMKKIVDAVIKYKESNNGRQLSEVFIQLPSRKELPEYYELIRKPVDFKKIKERIRNHKYRSLNDLEKDVMLLCQNAQTFNLEGSLIYEDSIVLQSVFTSVRQKIEKEEESEGEDSEEELEGEDEGSESESRSVKVKIKLGRKEKSQEKGKGRRRLSRGSRARPVVSDDDSEEEHEEERSASGSEED from the exons ATGTCAACTCCAGACCCCCCGATGGGAGGGACTCCCCGACCTGGCCCCTCTCCTGGCCCGGGCCCTTCCCCAGGAGCCATGATGGGCCCCAGCCCCGGCCCCTCTCCGGGCTCTGCGCACAGCATGATGGGTCCGAGCCCGGGACCCCCAGCCGCAGGGCACCCCCAGGGCCCTTCCGGGTACCCTCAGGAGAACATGCATCAAATGCACAAG CCGATGGAGCCCATGCACGATAAGGTCCTGCCTGACGACCCTCGCTACAGCCAGATGAAGGTGATGGGGATGAGGCCCGGCCCTCACAGTGGGATGGGGCCCCCTCCAAGCCCCATGGACCAACACTCGCAAG GCTACCCCTCCCCACTCGGAGGCTCCGAGCACGCCCCCAGCCCCGTACCCGCCAACGGGCCCCCATCGGGTCCCCTGATGCCCCAGGGCCCGGGTGGGGTTCCCCTGGACGGAGCAGACCCCCAGAACATGGGCCAGCAGAACCGAGGCGGCCCGACACCATTCAACCAGAACCAGCTGCACCAGCTCCGCGCCCAGATCATGGCTTACAAGATGCTGGCTCGCGGGCAGCAGCTGCCGGACCACCTCCAGATGGCAGTCCAGGGGAAGAGACCCATGCCAGGGATGCCGTCGCAGATGCCAAGCCTACCTCCCCCCAGCGTTCCTGGGGCTGGACCGGGTCAAGGGCCTGGCCCCACCCCCTCCAACTACAACAGACCTCACG GAATGGTTGGACCCAACATGCCTCCCCCGGGACCCTCTGGGCTCCCCCCAGGGATGCAGGGCCAGCCCCTCAATGGCCCCCCCAAACCCTGGGCAGAAG gacCCATGGTGAACGCAGCAGCCCCGACCAGCACCCCTCAGAAGCTGATCCCTCCCCAGCCGACGGGCCGCCCCTCTCCCGCTCCCCCTTCTGTACCCCCGGCTGCCTCCCCCGTCATGCCCCCCCAGACCCAGTCCCCCGGCCAGCCGGTCCAGCCCCCTCCCATGGTGCAGCTGCACCAGAAACAGAACCGCGTCACTCCCATCCAGAAACCGCGGGGCCTGGACCCTGTAGAGATCCTGCAGGAGCGGGAGTACAG GCTGCAGGCGCGCATTGCACACCGGATACTGGAGCTGGAAAACCTCCCGGGATCGCTGGCAGGAGACCTGAGGACCAAAGCAACCATCGAACTGAAAGCACTGAGGCTGCTCAGCTTTCAGAGACAG TTGCGACAGGACGTGGTGGTGTGCATGCGCAGAGACACTGCCCTGGAGACCGCGCTGAACGCCAAGGCTTACAAACGCAGCAAGAGGCAGAGCCTCCGCGAGGCGCGCATCACAGAGAAACTGGAGAAGCAGCAGAAGATCGAACAGGAGCGCAAACGCAGGCAGAAGCACCAG GAATACCTCAACAGCATTCTCCAGCATGCCAAGGATTTCAAAGAGTACCACCGCTCGGTCACCGGCAAGATCCAGAAGCTGACCAAAGCCGTGGCCACGTACCACGCCAACACGGAGcgcgagcagaagaaggagaaCGAGCGGATCGAGAAGGAGAGGATGAGGAGGCTTATG GCTGAGGATGAGGAGGGCTACCGGAAGCTGATTGACCAGAAGAAGGACAAGCGCCTGGCTTACCTGCTCCAGCAGACGGACGAGTACGTGGCCAACCTGACGGAGCTGGTCCGCGCGCACAAGGCAGCCCAGGTGCTGAaggacaagaagaagaagaagaaaaagaag AAGTTAGAAGTCCCTGAAGGGCAGACTGCAGCTCTGGGTCCTGACGGGGAG CCTCTGGACGAAACCAGTCAAATGAGTGACCTCCCAGTGAAGGTTATCCATGTGGACAGTGGCAAGATCCTGACCGGCGCTGACGCCCCCAAAGCTGGACAGCTGGACGCCTGGCTGGAGATGAACCCTGG CTATGAAGTTGCCCCGAGATCCGACAGCGAGGACAGCGGgtctgaagaggaggaggaggag gaggaagaggaggaacagCCTCCCCCGCAGCCCAGCCAGTCCGCTGTGGAAGAGAAGAAGATCTCCGACCCAGACTGTGAAGAAGTGTCCGAGGTCTACGTCAGGCACATCCTCGA CAACGCCAAGCAGGATGTTGATGATGAGTACGGCTCTGCTGCTTTCGCGCGGGGGCTGCAGTCTTACTACGCTGTCGCTCACGCCGTCACCGAGAGAGTGGACAAGCAATCTTCACTCCTCGTCAATGGACAGCTCAAACAGTACCAG GTGAAGGGACTGGAGTGGCTGGTGTCTCTCTACAACAACAACCTGAATGGCATCCTGGCTGACGAGATGGGTCTGGGGAAGACCATCCAAACCATCGCTTTAATCACCTACCTCATGGAGAACAAGCGCATCAACGGACCCTTCCTGATTATCGTACCTCTctc AACGCTCTCTAACTGGGTTTATGAGTTTGATAAGTGGGGCCCCTCCGTGGTGAAGGTCTCCTACAAG ggctCCCCAGCTGCGAGAAGGGCCTTCGTCCCTCAGCTACGCAGCGGGAAGTTTAATGTGCTCCTCACCACTTACGAGTACATTATTAAGGACAAGCAAATTCTAGCCAAG ATCCGCTGGAAGTACATGATCGTGGATGAGGGTCACCGCATGAAGAATCACCACTGCAAGCTGACCCAGGTCCTCAACACTCACTACCTGGCTCCCCGCCGCCTCCTGCTGACCGGCACCCCGCTGCAGAACAAGCTGCCCGAGCTCTGGGCTCTGCTCAACTTCCTCCTGCCCACCATCTTCAAGAGTTGCAGCACGTTCGAGCAGTGGTTCAACGCCCCCTTCGCCATGACCGGAGAAAAG GTGGATCTGAATGAAGAGGAGACCATCCTGATTATCCGGCGTCTCCACAAGGTGCTCCGCCCCTTTCTGCTCCGGAGGCTCAAGAAAGAGGTGGAGGCACAGCTCCCTGAGAAG GTGGAGTACGTGATTAAGTGCGACATGTCAGCGTTGCAGAGAGTCCTCTACAGACACATGCAGGCCAAGGGGGTGCTGCTGACCGACGGCTCCGAGAAGGACAAAAAG GGGAAAGGTGGGACGAAGACCTTGATGAACACGATCATGCAGCTGAGGAAGATCTGTAATCACCCGTACATGTTCCAGCACATTGAG GAATCCTTCTCCGAGCACTTGGGCTTTAGTGGTGGGATTGTGCAGGG aCCCGATCTGTACCGGGCCTCGGGCAAGTTCGAGGTGCTGGACCGCATCCTCCCGAAACTCCGCGTGACCAATCACAAGGTGCTGCTCTTCTGTCAGATGACCTCACTCATGACCATCATGGAGGACTACTTCGCTTACCGCAACTTCAAATACCTCAGACTGGACG GAACCACTAAAGCTGAAGACCGAGGAATGCTGCTGAAGACCTTCAACGACCCCAACTCCCAGTACTTCGTGTTCCTGCTGAGTACTCGCGCCGGAGGGCTGGGGCTCAATCTGCAGTCTGCCGACACGGTCGTCATCTTCGACAGCGACTGGAACCCCCACCAG gatCTCCAAGCCCAGGACCGCGCTCACCGCATCGGTCAGCAGAACGAGGTGCGAGTCCTGCGTCTGTGCACGGTCAACAGCGTGGAGGAGAAGATCCTGGCCGCTGCCAAGTACAAGCTGAACGTGGACCAGAAAGTGATCCAGGCGGGCATGTTCGACCAGAAATCCAGCAGCCACGAGCGGCGCGCCTTCCTGCAGGCCATCCTGGAGCACGAGGAACAGGACGAGGTCGGGAGCCAGGGGGTGTGGCGCTCCGGGGGGGTGTGG gaaGAGGACGAGGTCCCAGATGATGAGACTGTGAACCAGATGATCGCCCGCAGCGAGGAGGAGTTCGATCACTTCATG CGCATGGACATGGACCGGCGGCGCGAGGAGGCCCGCAACCCGAAACGCAAGCCCCGCCTGATGGAGGAGGACGAGCTGCCCACCTGGATCATGAAGGACGACGCGGAGGTGGAGCGGCTCACctgcgaggaggaggaggagaagatgtTCGGCCGCGGCTCCCGGCAACGCAAGGAGGTCGACTACAGCGACTCGCTGACCGAGAAGCAGTGGCTCAag GCGATTGAGGAAGGAACGCTGGAGGAGATCGAGGAGGAGGTGCGGCACAAGAAGACGACCCGGAAGAGGAAGCGCGACCCGGACCTGGCAGCGCCGcccgcccccacccccacccccaccacgaGCACCCGCAGCCGCGAGAAGGACGATGACAGCAGGAAGCAGAAGAAGCGCGGGCGGCCCCCCGCGGAGAAGCTCTCTCCCAACCCGCCCAATCTCAccaagaagatgaagaagatcgTGGACGCGGTCATCAAGTACAAGGAGAG CAACAACGGACGCCAGCTGAGCGAAGTCTTCATCCAGCTCCCGTCACGAAAAGAGCTGCCGGAGTACTACGAGCTGATCCGCAAGCCCGTG